From one Caldithrix abyssi DSM 13497 genomic stretch:
- a CDS encoding NfeD family protein has protein sequence MKKFFLIAILILTVNASAEVVHRIIIEGVINPVATEYITKSIEQAEETNVEALIIQLDTPGGLMESMHKIVKAIQASEVPVIVYVAPSGSRAGSAGVFITYAAHIASMAPSTNIGSAHPVFGGSPTGAQPDTATTSTLMEKVVNDAVAKIRSLAEKRGRNADWAEKAITESANITEKEALKLKVIDFIAPSVDSLLSLIDGRQVELDVGVVKTLRTANAQVITFEMNWRQRLLDIISNPNVAYILLMLGIYGILFELYSPGAILPGVVGGICLILGLYALQTLPVNYAGFLLIIFAVILFLLEIKIPSYGLLTIGGIISLIMGSVMLFESPLPFLRVSWQVITFVVTLSVLFFVFAIGMAIRTHRKKPTTGDAGLIGEIGEVYKPLNPEGTIKVHGEYWKAVSDEPCKKGQKVEVVEFNRNTLVLKVKPVK, from the coding sequence ATGAAAAAATTTTTTCTTATCGCAATATTAATATTGACCGTTAATGCTTCTGCTGAAGTTGTTCACCGCATTATTATCGAGGGAGTCATCAATCCTGTTGCTACAGAATACATCACTAAATCCATCGAACAGGCGGAGGAGACAAATGTAGAGGCGCTGATCATTCAATTGGATACGCCCGGCGGCTTAATGGAATCCATGCATAAAATCGTTAAAGCGATTCAGGCTTCTGAGGTGCCGGTCATTGTTTATGTGGCGCCCAGCGGCTCGCGCGCCGGTTCCGCAGGCGTATTCATCACCTACGCCGCGCATATTGCATCCATGGCGCCATCGACCAATATCGGTTCCGCTCATCCTGTTTTTGGCGGCAGCCCCACCGGCGCTCAACCCGATACGGCCACAACCAGCACGTTGATGGAAAAGGTTGTTAACGACGCCGTGGCCAAAATACGCAGCCTGGCAGAAAAACGGGGGCGCAACGCAGACTGGGCGGAAAAAGCCATTACCGAAAGCGCCAATATCACCGAGAAAGAAGCCCTTAAATTAAAAGTGATCGATTTTATCGCCCCATCGGTAGACTCTCTTTTAAGCCTGATTGACGGCCGCCAGGTTGAACTGGATGTGGGCGTGGTCAAAACGCTGCGCACGGCCAATGCGCAGGTTATCACCTTTGAAATGAACTGGCGACAACGGTTGCTGGATATTATTAGCAACCCTAATGTGGCCTACATTCTTTTAATGCTGGGGATTTACGGAATTTTGTTCGAACTTTACAGCCCGGGCGCCATTTTACCGGGGGTTGTCGGCGGCATTTGTTTGATTTTAGGACTTTACGCCTTACAAACTCTGCCCGTCAATTACGCCGGATTTTTACTCATCATCTTTGCCGTTATTTTGTTTTTACTGGAAATAAAAATACCCAGCTATGGATTATTAACCATCGGCGGGATCATTTCATTAATCATGGGAAGCGTTATGTTGTTTGAAAGTCCTTTACCGTTTTTACGTGTTTCCTGGCAGGTAATCACTTTTGTGGTAACATTAAGCGTATTGTTCTTTGTCTTTGCCATCGGAATGGCCATTCGAACGCACCGCAAAAAACCTACCACCGGAGACGCCGGCCTGATCGGCGAGATTGGCGAAGTGTACAAGCCGTTGAATCCGGAAGGTACCATTAAGGTTCACGGCGAATACTGGAAAGCCGTAAGCGATGAGCCCTGCAAAAAAGGACAAAAAGTCGAAGTTGTCGAGTTTAACCGCAATACATTGGTTTTAAAAGTAAAACCGGTAAAATAA
- a CDS encoding slipin family protein: MPQFLITLVIFLILLLSSAIRVLKEYERGVIFRLGRLVGGKGPGIIFLIPLIDRMVKVSLRTVVMDVPPQDVITKDNVSVQVNAVLYFRVINPEKSVVEVENYLFATSQLAQTTLRSVVGQVELDELLIERDKINARLQEIIDQHSDPWGVKVSLVEVKHIDLPEEMKRAMAKQAEAERERRAKIIAAEGEFQAADKLTRAAKIIDTSPSALQLRFLQTLIEVSSEKNSTTIFPVPIDLFKPFIEKGLRDLYDKSTRSDDDQ, encoded by the coding sequence ATGCCACAGTTTTTAATTACGCTTGTCATCTTTTTAATTCTGCTACTTTCCAGCGCCATTCGTGTTCTTAAAGAATATGAGCGGGGCGTTATCTTTCGTCTGGGGCGGCTGGTTGGCGGCAAGGGGCCCGGAATCATTTTCCTGATCCCTTTAATTGATCGCATGGTAAAAGTCAGTTTGCGTACGGTTGTAATGGACGTGCCGCCGCAGGATGTGATTACCAAAGATAATGTTTCGGTGCAGGTAAACGCCGTGCTTTACTTCCGCGTCATCAATCCGGAAAAGAGCGTTGTGGAAGTTGAAAACTATCTGTTTGCCACCTCGCAGCTGGCGCAAACCACCCTGCGCAGCGTGGTCGGTCAGGTGGAACTGGACGAACTGTTAATCGAGCGCGACAAAATAAACGCCCGTCTTCAGGAGATTATCGATCAACACTCCGATCCCTGGGGCGTTAAGGTTTCTCTGGTTGAAGTAAAACACATCGATTTACCAGAAGAGATGAAGCGCGCCATGGCCAAACAGGCCGAGGCCGAACGTGAGCGGCGGGCAAAAATCATTGCGGCTGAAGGCGAATTCCAGGCGGCAGATAAACTCACCCGGGCGGCCAAAATCATCGACACCAGCCCTTCGGCCCTGCAATTGCGCTTTTTGCAGACATTAATCGAAGTCAGCTCAGAAAAGAATTCCACGACCATCTTCCCGGTGCCCATCGATCTCTTTAAACCGTTTATCGAAAAAGGATTGAGAGATTTGTACGACAAATCGACGCGATCGGACGATGACCAGTAA
- a CDS encoding TRAP transporter TatT component family protein translates to MRKSVLMSLIFFLALFSGCSMQRMAIRQMEPVLNNSVAAFFEEDDLELARQAMAANLKLVEGLLKSDAQNQTLLQILAQGYAGYALAFVEDTNANRARKLYLRARDYAWRLLEAQNKQLAKTLKTASAADWERILLKARKKNVPALFWLGFSWSSYINLSLEDPQAILDLARVEPVMKRVLELDSSYFYGATYLFFGSLYGQKPPLLGGNPQKARAFFEKNFKLTGGKFLLSYVYAARFYAAKTLNEQLFDSYLQKVLDSPIDIQPNVRLLNQVAKQKAKRLLKKKSEMF, encoded by the coding sequence ATGCGAAAAAGCGTTTTAATGAGCTTAATCTTCTTTTTAGCATTATTTTCCGGCTGCAGCATGCAGCGAATGGCCATTCGGCAAATGGAGCCGGTTTTGAACAACAGCGTCGCCGCTTTTTTTGAAGAAGACGATCTGGAGCTTGCCAGGCAGGCCATGGCCGCCAACTTAAAGCTGGTTGAAGGCCTTTTAAAAAGCGACGCGCAAAACCAAACGTTACTTCAGATTCTGGCCCAGGGGTATGCCGGTTATGCCCTGGCCTTTGTCGAAGATACCAATGCCAATCGGGCGCGTAAACTCTATTTGCGCGCCAGAGACTATGCCTGGCGGCTGCTGGAAGCGCAAAATAAACAACTGGCCAAAACGCTTAAAACAGCCAGCGCCGCCGACTGGGAGCGCATTTTGTTAAAAGCCAGAAAAAAGAACGTTCCGGCGCTTTTCTGGCTGGGGTTTAGTTGGTCTTCTTATATTAATCTTTCCCTGGAAGATCCGCAGGCCATTCTGGATCTGGCCAGAGTTGAACCCGTTATGAAGCGCGTGCTGGAGCTGGATTCCAGCTATTTTTATGGAGCGACCTATCTGTTTTTTGGCAGTCTTTACGGTCAAAAACCGCCGCTTTTGGGCGGAAACCCACAAAAAGCCAGAGCGTTTTTCGAAAAGAATTTTAAACTGACCGGAGGAAAGTTTCTTTTGAGCTATGTGTACGCCGCGCGCTTTTACGCTGCAAAAACATTAAACGAGCAATTATTTGACAGCTATCTGCAAAAAGTTTTAGATTCTCCGATCGATATTCAACCCAATGTGCGGCTTTTAAATCAGGTGGCTAAACAAAAAGCTAAGCGATTACTGAAAAAAAAGTCTGAGATGTTTTAA
- the dctP gene encoding TRAP transporter substrate-binding protein DctP, producing MSVKISRMVLFILVATGFLFSKPIVIKFATLAPDGSSWMKIMREFAAEIKEKTDGQVIFKIYPGGIQGDEKDVLRKIRINQLQGAGFTGVGMGEILPEVRVLDTPFFFKNYAELDYVLNKFDPYFAQRFKKKGFTLIGWAEVGSVYIFTSKKVQTVDDFKKIKMWIWEGDPVAEATFKAFGLNPIPLSVTDVLTSLQTGLIEGVYTSPLACLVLQWFTKVKYVVDVPLTISNGAVLISNRAFKKISPEHQQIVRETGYQYFRRLTETSRKDNEKSLLNMQQNGIQLLKLSSPENLKRFDEIGEQARRSLIGKLYDEELLIKIESTLQEFRTKKNRE from the coding sequence ATGTCTGTAAAAATCAGCAGAATGGTTCTTTTCATATTAGTGGCTACCGGCTTTTTATTCTCCAAACCGATCGTCATTAAATTTGCCACGCTGGCGCCCGATGGCTCTTCCTGGATGAAAATAATGCGTGAATTTGCCGCGGAAATCAAGGAAAAAACCGACGGTCAGGTGATCTTTAAAATCTACCCCGGCGGCATTCAGGGCGATGAAAAAGACGTTCTGCGAAAAATTCGCATTAATCAACTGCAGGGCGCGGGATTCACAGGCGTTGGCATGGGAGAAATTTTACCCGAAGTGCGCGTTCTGGATACGCCCTTCTTTTTTAAAAATTACGCCGAGCTGGACTACGTGTTAAATAAATTCGATCCTTATTTTGCCCAACGCTTTAAGAAAAAAGGATTTACTTTAATCGGCTGGGCAGAGGTCGGCAGCGTTTACATTTTTACCTCAAAAAAAGTACAAACGGTAGATGACTTTAAAAAGATTAAAATGTGGATCTGGGAAGGCGATCCCGTTGCCGAGGCGACCTTTAAAGCCTTTGGACTGAACCCCATCCCACTTTCTGTAACAGATGTGCTGACCAGCTTACAAACCGGCTTAATCGAAGGCGTTTACACCTCGCCGCTGGCCTGTCTGGTTCTGCAATGGTTCACTAAAGTCAAGTACGTTGTCGATGTTCCCCTGACCATTTCCAACGGCGCGGTTTTAATCTCTAACCGGGCCTTTAAAAAGATCTCTCCCGAACACCAACAAATCGTCCGTGAAACAGGATACCAATACTTTCGCCGTTTAACGGAAACCAGCCGCAAGGATAATGAAAAATCACTATTGAATATGCAGCAAAACGGGATTCAACTTTTAAAGCTCTCTTCTCCGGAAAATTTAAAACGATTTGATGAAATAGGCGAGCAGGCGCGTCGTTCGTTGATCGGGAAATTGTACGATGAAGAGCTGTTAATAAAAATTGAATCCACCCTGCAGGAATTCCGTACCAAGAAAAACAGGGAATAG
- a CDS encoding Nif3-like dinuclear metal center hexameric protein produces the protein MEREKLLTYLNRFLKCDEFNDICPNGLQVEGKKEIKKIVSGVSACVELFEKALALNADTVLVHHGIIWNFERPVYQGSYKKRVKILLENDLNLLAYHLPLDAHEIVGNNIQIAKQLELLDIQPFGDYKGTAIGFSGEIEPISRKKFFNRIKTLINENALIFPYGPEKIRTVGIISGAAQKEIQQAVLKGLDVYITGEVSEHIMHYAREEGIHFVAAGHYATERYGIIALSRHLKSKFNIEVEFVDIPNPV, from the coding sequence ATGGAAAGAGAAAAATTATTAACCTACCTGAATCGATTTTTAAAATGCGACGAATTCAACGACATTTGTCCCAATGGTTTACAGGTAGAAGGTAAAAAGGAAATCAAAAAAATCGTAAGCGGTGTGTCGGCCTGCGTTGAACTTTTTGAAAAAGCCCTGGCCTTAAATGCCGACACCGTCCTTGTACACCACGGCATCATCTGGAATTTTGAACGTCCCGTTTACCAGGGCAGCTACAAAAAACGCGTAAAAATCCTGCTGGAAAATGATCTGAACCTGCTGGCTTACCATCTGCCGCTGGACGCTCATGAAATTGTGGGCAATAACATCCAGATTGCCAAACAGCTGGAACTTTTAGACATTCAACCGTTTGGCGATTACAAGGGGACGGCCATCGGTTTTTCGGGCGAGATTGAACCCATTTCAAGAAAAAAATTCTTCAACCGCATCAAAACGTTGATCAACGAAAACGCTCTGATTTTCCCCTACGGCCCGGAGAAAATTCGCACGGTGGGCATCATCAGCGGCGCCGCCCAGAAAGAAATTCAACAGGCGGTGTTAAAGGGGCTGGATGTTTACATTACCGGCGAGGTTAGCGAGCACATCATGCATTACGCCCGCGAGGAGGGCATTCACTTTGTCGCCGCCGGTCATTACGCCACAGAACGCTACGGCATAATTGCCCTCAGCCGGCACCTGAAGAGTAAATTTAACATTGAAGTGGAATTTGTAGATATTCCCAATCCGGTTTAG